The genomic DNA acgaaggtccaagtctttagagtcccggtgcttcctgtatgtgagacatggatgctatccagtgacctgagataaagaccgaactcctgtgtctcttcagagaatccttgggagccactggtttgacttggtgttgctcatggagtctcgagtgaggcacatgacctgcattgtaatcgagtgtcagttatggcactacggccatgtggtgtgattcccagaggatgatctggctcgcaggaccCTCActacccacgtaacacctggctgcagcagacagaAGGTTATTTCTGgacggtgggactggaccgcgtgtctgcctagggggttgccaacggGGATACCGAGtttttttgtcatgtagtgggtgtggctcCCTATCCTAACCTGaccttatttattttgtacaaaacaGATTGAGAACCCTCATACCCTGGATGATCCCTCAAAATCCTACCCTGTTTGGAATAATACACAAAGtgattatattgtaaaatgataataatattctgtatatgtgCTGAATTTATAATAAACCTACCAAAAGCACAATAATCCCTAACAGAATCGGCTGAGTTTATCTGAGCAGCGCTCACTAAACACGGTCCACAAAGACAGTCCGGGTGGAAGTGGAAACAATAACTGAGCTGAATCATGGAATAGAGCAGCCAGTTAGGGAAGTCATATTCACTGGCAGGAGAGAAAATGGCTTGGCTATTTGCAAGTAGATTTGGGTGATGTGCTGGATTCAGCtgaagtgctgcagcaccaatatAGTCCCTAAATCAAccccatccaaaaaaaaaagacaagatgtAGTCCTCCATGGCCTCAATAGACAATCCTAATAATATGTGCTTGTGTGGTAAAATCTGAACTTCAATGGTGTTTACTGATGATCCTCTTCATTACTGACCTGAAgtaatgtacatgtgatttctcaattgttttatttttaataaatttgcaaaaatctcaagtaaacttttttcactttgtcattatggggtgttgtgtgtagaattctgaggaaaaaaatgaatttaatccattttggaataaggctgtaacataacaaaaggtggaaaaagtgatgaagcgctgtgaatactttccggatgcactgtatattcagatgatgactttatataatcaggctttgacgttatatattcagaaaattgttgtatttgcctgtttggcaccccataatatatatatatatacatagaaaaaataaaacatatacaagaaagaaagaaagagtaataAGAGTGTAAAATATATACTTAGAGAAAATATAGAGAATACGAATttgctactgtatatttttaaatatttatgggCCTTTTAGAGGAAAATAAATTTGCTAGATTTTGAAACACTAATAAGGTCTGGTTGTCCCGTCCCTCCAAGgaacctgattggtcagtttggatttgGCATCCTGACGAATGAGGAAGTGCGGGTTTGAGACGTCTGAGAAGTAAAGGCGCATGCGTGGAGTCTCGCCTGCAAAGATGGAAAGCCAAAAAGAACGACAGGGTCTGAGACACAGGAACATGTGCTCGAGAGAGAGGCAGCGCCGGCGAAGAGATGTTAGTAAAGCACCCTACGAAGCACCCTGACAGAATCATCTTTAAAGACTGAAAGTATAAAACCGGATGGAAAGTGAGAAAGGCACCTCGAAGATAAAGTCTGAGAAGCAGCTTTACAGGAATGCGCTTGagcgacagagagagagggggtaCTAAATTTAAAGATACGTTGCAACACACATGCGAATTTGGAGGAAAAGCGCTGAAGGTGCACGTTggtcatcaacaacaacaattaatttttttgtatagctcaaaatcacacatgCAGTGGGCTTGAACAGGCCCTGGTTTTTGACTGCCCccacaagtaaaagaaaaaacttccaaaaaacccttgctgggaaaaaaaataatggaagaaaccgTTCAAagcaggttgggtgtgcagtgggtgtcataaaatggggagacctgggttcgcatcccagatcctccctgagtggagtttgcatgttctccccatgtctgcatgggtttcctcccacagtccaaagaaatgcagtttaggagcattggcaattctaaattgtcccgtgtgtgtgctgggtgtgtgtgccctgcagtgggctggcgccctgtgttggctgggattggctccagcagaccccgtgaccctgtgttaggatatagcaggttggacactgactgactgactgacaatacaatacacagaagaggacCCAAGTAATGCTCTTCACAGATCTACATGGCCAagctatcattgccacctcaggaaaACAATACAAAAGTACAATAGCAAgagtacaagtacagagcaaaatgcaagagtccAGCTGTGGCCAAaacttttgagaatgacacaaatattaatttccagaaagtttgctgcctcagtttttatgatggcaattttcctcaactccagaatgttctgaagagggatcagatgaattgcaattatttgcaaagtccctctttgccatgaaaatgaacttcatcccaaaaaaaagcaacatttccaCTGCCTTTCAGCACTGCCACAAAAGGACCCGCTGACGTCATCTCAGTGATCCTCTTGTTCACACAGGTGAGAGTGTCGATGaagacaaggctggagatcactctatcagaatagagaggttcaattgttgtgagGAAGGCTTCAGGgtacccaagaaagtccagcaaatgccaggaccatctcctaaagttgatggTTAAGGATcggggggcaccaccagtgcagagcttgctcagtaaTGGCAGCAGACAGGTGGGAGGGCATCTGCACACCCAATGagggaggcaaagacttttgCAGACTGGCcaggtgggtgtcaagaagggcatcaaagaagccaagaaaaacatcagggacagactgatattctgcaaaaggtacagggatttgGCTGCTGGGGACTTCTGGGGGAAAGTcatcttctctgatgaatcccctttctgactggaaaaaagaaaagatgagcggcgctaccatcagtcctgtgtcatgtgtgccaacagtgaagcatcatgagaccattcatgtgtggggttgcttctcagaacacagccatgaataaagaatgggaccaaaacctcctccgagagcaacttctcccaaccatccaacaacaCTTTGGTGGCCAACAGTGAACAATCCAGTATGATgcagcaccgggccataaggcaaaagtgacaactaagtggctctgggagcaaaacatcgaaatttggggtccatggccaggaacctccccactgagaacttgtggtcagtcatcaaacaaaaacccaccaattctgacaaactccaagcattgattagaatgggcagctgccatcagtcaggatttggctcagaagttgattgccagccttcCAGGGTGAATtccagaggtcttgaaaaagaaagaatttccaacactgcaaatatggagtCTGTACATAAACTTCATGggattgtcaataaaagcctttgaaacttttgAACTGCTCGTCACTCTACTATAgtgtaccagagaaacatctgacacaaagatctcaaaacactgaagcagacaactgtgtgaaaaccaacacttggctCATTCTCAGAacatttggccacaactgtagattatatgaatacaatgaggactgattgagatcacttGTGTCAGGTAGAATAccaagagggggctgggtggtctcgtggcctcggaacatCTGCAGATttgccgtctggagtttttttttttttgttttttttgtcctccctggccattggaccttacttttattctatgttaattagtgttccctaattctattttcttatttattttgccttttttctctttcttcatcatgtaaagcaatttgagctccattatttgaatgaaaatgtgtgatataaataaatgttgttgttgtatttcacATAGGAGAATTCAGATTTGTTTGGAGTCCTGGgatctcatgtataaacggtgcgtatgcacaaaaatgttgcgtactcccgtttccacgctcaaattgcgatgtataaaacctaaacttggtgtaagccatgcacattttcacagcagctaaatccttggcgtacgcaagttctccgctcggttttgcaaactggcagcacccagcatcaaagcagtgcttttgttcctgtggggtttccctttcttttttagatgcacatccctgacacgagtttatcaaatacactgaaattaactgcatatcctttattagtttaatgtatctgattataattaacctgtaacgaTATTATGGTCCACggaataccatagctgctttagcgttgttaatctcactgcaccttcttcttcttctttcagctactcccgttaggtgttgccacagcagatcatctttttccatattactctcactgcatcactcggagtatttatatcactgtatctgagtggggaatcacagatctacagcagctgatcggaaagagaattatcagtatatggcatcaagcacacgctgcctgagccatgctgcctattgaactgctctgacatggcaaacacttcagagccttccctgtacggacctcgcagtttagacacagtttcatcccaacaactctaaacacactcaatcagtccatcaagtgctccttgtagaactgtttgtacttataagtacaatcacctcactgtaaacttgggatagttataatattgcacaacctgagccactttataaagcgcgtatttacatatgatgacgatatcattttaaagatgaaatgcagcaaaatatgtttattacattatacagttaaaatgttaacatcatttaaataatctgtattgttaataattaaacatgtgaggaaacagtgccgcagcgctagctagttcatggattgttcctgcctcgtgctgtattcttgctgggctggcacaacactggaaggatagatagacagaataattaaacacgtactacgaagacatttcaatgttccttaaatgttttgaagaattggcgttctaagcttacagatggcttaacgtctattacagagctgattgtgtggtgattggttacttggagaaagaaaagtaaggacaggaattggaggttagtacgtttgaaagacagTACTGCGGCAACAAATTATTTCATTGTGGGTCATGCACAgcgtagcaagcatcttgcgggaggcaggaacaatctctaggcagggcgccagctagtcactatcactgcgccaccgtgttcccatgtttaataacatgctttaactcctatcatcatgaaaatgatatcacgtatacatctcagtattttaatcattcagagagctgtaatatcacaaatgtaatggattctgtgtcctgtcggagaaagagaaagcccattgtcacacacatatgAGTAGGgggatgttgtatggaccaatcaaaggtaattccacgccaggccagggggtggcggggtgcactaaaccttcttctgttatctCGACAGACCAGCCACAGGAAAACCTACCTGAGTCAGTGCCGACGGTGCCAGAATCGGTgcccagaagaaggtcacttccaggACACAGGCTGACgtcagaaggacatcacttccggtctgatcccttaaagccaccatcttttccaaccctcgtcagttctgttttggactcagtattgtcaaCAGCTATGTGCTATGTTCaaaaaaccatttgcagccagggatatgatacgggtggctgccccaaaccttttcacgtGTGTTgagtctgttcctttttacaacGTTTGAGGAGCACGTAGTGATTCCCACATAAagcacacagaagaacacatacaatacaaagcatttaatgtgctactttagttacgaagggatttgagaaactagtaaattaaatgatttcaaGATTAAgattacaacgttctactttaatgacaaaataaactacgtgactaaaatggacatttcaagattaaagttgacatttcgtgcttttttccccactttgtccctatttttttttctctgtaccctaataagctttcatatgacactcagacggtgggctacgactcgccttttcacagcgacttcgatatctgacaagttcttttttatttcgggcactgtgcgactttgtgaatgtgagctttcgagtttctccgacactatgtcactcgatcaacttccttttgttgttttttcccactgtttaaaccaacaaataggacgtttttctttgcctccacttgatattcgctgaaattcttctattttccccagtgcttttgccattgtcttttcacagaacgctgagcttaagggctatttatatggatttgcatattcaaagaggtgtaattctgggagaagtttggGAAGTGGCGGCAGGCGTgtgcgttaattttcacgctgaccaggatttatggagcggaagaatgtgggagctggcaaacgcacagatttatgcacctggatttttttgtgtgtacacacatttccacttttgtccctacaccatgttatagtgtgaattctacgcacggcgttatgcatgaggcccctggagatttcCGCCAACAAGCCACTGGCCAATTCACAGccgagtcagtgctgggctggccaatctgatgaaaggaccctcccACCCGATGCTCCATTATcggagatgacttttccataggcaagcAAGCAATAAACGtcaaatagcaaatatttttaaattattctatcgcatgtctttgacaggtaccatggctaataataaatatataaataaataaaaatgccccattcagttcttttttatttagatatttattttattgccaatatattttaataattgtttgtatgcatttatttttatcatcagGATTGTTTGTCCCCACGGACATAAATAATCAACCACTCATCAAATCCTGATTAGATATCGGACCCAAGTTCACTCTTCAAAGTCCCAGTTCTTCAGTAACGCTTTACTGGCCTGTGTGGTTCCTCCCAGAACCATCGCTTGATAAAGAgccatttcattctgtgaagaGATCTTTGCTTATGAAGTTTGAGGAGGTTCATAacatgtggacaaaccagaacAATTTAATGTGAGGTACGATCAAGAAGACCAAAACTGGGCCAATGCCAGCGTATGCAGGGAGAGTTCATTAAAAATCAGGAGACCCTCTGGAATTTCACAGATCTGTTGTTCATAactatttatggagcctgtttctcatctaaataaataacagttctttctggaaccttcatgtggatggcccattttggaaaccaaaactggTTCCCCAATGGCGTTGCTGTGAAAATCCACTCGGGCCCCTTTAATTTGAAGAGTGTATGCGCACTACAAAGAGTATTCCTTCACCTTCCATTGCACACCCACTGTTTGTGATGTCACAATGTCTCCACCAGACTAGTTACAGGAGTGCATCAGATGTTTGAGATGGAGAGGCAAACACAATCACATGGGAGCTACCAGTTGTGGGGTATTCATGTCAAACAGGGGACAATAAATGGAAGGGTGGGGACAGAGAAATGCCATCCTCGCTGGTTTGTCCTCAAATGATATTCCCTTAAGATTCTAAAGATGAATGCTTGATAATCCAGACAGAAACCCTGAACTGGAGAGGAcacatgtgtgtgcgtgtgagtgtcAACGGGACAATCAGCCAGAACAACAATGGAAGGTCTTCATATGAACAAAATGGGTGGCCCGTGTGACCATAACCCAGTGAACCTCTGAGGCGAGGCCTAAAAACTGCTGTCCAACTCACCTGGCACAGCATCAGTAATGTGCTGAGAAGAATCGGGCAAACGCTGCTCCATCCCGCTGTGCAAAGTGAAGAGAGAACTACCAGAAAAGACAACTTGGCAGTAAGAGGTGAGAGCAGGCGGTCAGCCGAGAGCTCAATACTTACAGGCTGGCCACATTTCAAGTTTTCACAATTCAATTTAATGGCACAGCATGGGGTAAAGAATATTTGATTTACAAATGAAAATTCCAAGTCATGTCACAGGTTGGGACCACCAttgatggggtggggggggtgaatTCTTTTTCAAGCTGATTTATTATTTTGGAAATCACAAACCACCTCGAAGAAATGGCAAAGACAGACAGGTTGGTGTGGCGTAACACTGAGGTGCGTCCAGAGACCGGCTAAGCTGCTTTGAAAGTTGCCACACTTCTGGTCACATCATCAAAGTGTCTGCTGCATATTTTAATAACAAGTTgtgttataattaaaaataacagcgttAATAGAATGTCCTgggagccaagttgtttcatgcaggcagacagacagactggcCTATTACAGCAGACGATTGCCACGCTACACGTAAAAACCATTGCTGTTATAACAGAGTAGATAAAACAAACACAAGtcaactataaaataaaatgctaaggtctgtgtgtgtgtgtgtgtgtgtgtgtgtccagtccttcaGCGCAATCAGAGCAgccagtttggctttggcgaCTTGAACTAAAGATGAActgcgagtgtgagacacacaaggagaagTGAGAGGGTCAGaggctgagagtcgccttcacaGATGGGGAGttgaaaagcagacaggaggcgaCCCGAGCTCCTCGAAATGACGGGCTTTAGGGGAACGGGACTTAGTTTGCCTTCAGACTGGCACACATACCACTGGGCAGCAGATGACGTCCTCCTTGTTACTTCATGCCACGTCTTCACCAGTTCTGTTCTCATGACTTGAATTTGTCTCTTCTATTATTTCATCTTTTGCTGTTGTTCTAATTTCTCTTCACTTAACTgctgtctttctttattttgcttagcAATGTTAAGTTTGCATCACTTATCTTGGATCACTTGCCTGGATTCCAATTATGAGTGAGTCCTCCCGGTATAACAACACTTTGTTGGAAATTGACAATTTATTGCATGGAAGTAGCAGGCCGTGATCTCCTCTTCATCTACCACTGACCACCGTgtcaaatgtttttgattttctgctCAACTTACACTTTGGTGGTCTCGTCTGTTCCATTTTTCATCTTGACTGTCACCCAGACTGGAGGTCATCTTCTCTTCATCTGAAGATGTCACACTATCACTGCCACCATCGACCCCAGTGCTTAGGCAGGAGTAGGGACATTTCTATCCTGAGAGACATGCAACAGGTATGAATTACTGCTTCTGGATCAGGATCATGATATACAAATAGTTTGGCTTTGATAAGGTTTTGTAATGAAACCCACCCTGTGAAGATATCCATCAAGACTTGAGTAGCTAGGTGGGCTTACATTATACATGCTTTTTGACTTCTTCTTACCTTCTTTACCTCTCACCTTCTGGAATTTCTCTATGGGTTAAATTTTTTCACATATTTCTGGTGTGCTTACTGACAAGAATAATGCTCACTCTTCAGTCATGGCAGTTCTGTTGTACGGCTGTATTTCTTAAGTTTTCAGTGAGGGTTCAGTGCAGCACTGGCACTGTTCCTAATAACGTCTCCTTTAGCAATTTATAAGGAGTTACGCTAATCAGTAGATAGGCCTGAAAGTTCTTCATTAGTTCCGTTGATCCCAGCACAACCGGTTCTATTGCTGTTTTTTAgttccagtgtgaattcttaagTGTTTCTGAAGATGGCTGTTTTGAGAGaatcgtttcccacattcagaacagcaatatggcttctctccagtatgaattcttgtgtgCTGCTGAAGTGTGCTGTTACgggagaatcgtttgccacattctggacagcaatggggtttctctccagtgtgaattctaagGTGACTTTGAAGTTGACTTTTAAGTAAGAAccgtttcccacattcagaacagtaatGAGGTTTCTCTGCCGTGTGAATTCCTCTATGTTTATGAAGACAGCTGCTGTTTGAAAAACGTTTCCCACACTCAGGGCAACAgtaaggcttctctccagtgtgaactctgaTGTGGCTCCGAAGGTGGCTGACCTGTAAGAACTGTTTCCCACATTCAGTACAACGATAAggtttctctccggtgtgaattcggATGTGACTTTGAAGTTGGCTTTTTAGCAAGAATCTTTTCCCACACTGAGAGCAGCGataaggtttttctccagtatgaattttCGCATGTGTACGAAGACTGCTGTTATTGGAGAATCGCTTGCCACACTCAGAGCAGCAgtaaggtttttctccagtatggATTCTTTTGTGACTCTGAAGATGGCCTAAATGCAagaatcgcttgccacattcaacacagcaatgaggtttttctccagtgtgaattcgttTGTGTTTATGAAGATTGCTGCTGCAGGAAAAGAATTTGCCACACTCAGTACAGACATACGGATTTGGTTTTGTATGAAGCCATTTATGGTATTTATAATCcagcatgtttttgaaagttcttTTGCATCCTTGGCAGGCATACAATGTCTCTTGATATGTATTATGCTCTTGATCACTGTCGATGGCTTCCCTCTGTGTTTCGTTGTCAGCGGTAAGAGGACTGCACTGCACAGGGGCTGCTGTcacattctcagacccacttgCTGATTTCTTTCTATCCTCATTGTCAGGTCTCTGCTGCAGTCTGCACTGAGGAGAGGCCTgtgcaaaagaagatgaagagaagCCACCACTTTCCTGGAAATCTGTAAAAACAAGAAGAGTTTAGGTAAATGTCTGAAatcaatacattattattattaagagacaGGTGACCCTCTGGTTGCTGCTGCTCCGTTCCTTTACATGTCTGTCCATTGTGTGCGTGGACATTTCACGTTCTCCTCCCCTGTGCTCAGTTCCTTATCTTCCTCCTATATACCACAGATGTGTCTGCTGGGTTAATCTCAGTCCACTATGGCTGAGTGTTGACTTATGTGCCATCGTGATCTGCAGTGGACGGGCATCTGTTCTCAGGTTGGTATATGCCTTGGCTTCACCggtgaagaaaatgaaagaatgggACCTCACAAGTAGAGCTGATGAAGTGCGTCTGTCATATGGATTCACCCAAACTCAAGTTCAGGCCCCTCCAGGTCCAATGGTCACTACTTTACCAGGATGCACTGTGGAGTCAGAGAAGAGCTGACCTACAGGAATTGGCATATGGCTGTGGATTTGGCTTTCTCTTCGTCATTGTCAATTTATTTAATGACATTACAATGTTTTGAAGAACCCTATCTATATTGCAAAAAcgctttaataaatatatatggtaTACCACAGCTATTCTGACGACACACGACTGtgtttatcaatagtgcctgatgaccctgactctcttgattcactgacccccaatgtcttacttatgTTTCTGAATGGTTCTTAGTGAGTGAGTGGGTGGGCCTGAGAgggactggcattccatccacGGTGGGATTCTGCTGCTATACAGTAGGCTCGGACCTCTCAGGTGTGATCCtgaattgtgtttattaatatgATGTTACGTCACATAAAGATCATGTTCTAAAGTGAATACTGAACCTTCTCATAAAGTCTGTAGGTGCGTATTATAAAATAATCAGGCAAGGAATGTGTTGTGCGCTGGGCAGAATTTAGATGGTTCACACATTACAAGAATCCACACTCAGAGTAAACGTTTACCTGTGTGTCCGGAGGGCAGTCTGAGCACACGAGGACTCCAAAGTGAATCACTCAATCCGAAGGAAACTTGCGTGGCAAGTTATTAGGACTCAAAAGTTGTAAAAGCCAACTGATTGTCAGTAAAGATACTGCAGTGGATTTAGCGATGCACACACAGGTTCAAGGAGTTTGGAAAAAACGATGACTCTTCCTAAATCTGACCACCCGGCCAAACAGAGGCATTGTGGGAGGAGAACATCGAGAAGAAAAGcgacccgatggtcactctgatggggctgagctccagaaaacctgtgtggagaggacagaaacttccagaaggacaactggCACAGCCACACTCCGCCAATCTGGGTTTAATGACCGAGTGCCCAGATGGAAGTctttcctcagtaaaagacacgtGGAAGCCCCCAGTGGGAGTTGGCAAAATGGTAACAAGAGGACTCGCCAACTGTGAGGAAGAAGCCAAGCTTAGTGTCACGTGTGGAGTTCACCGGGCAGCACTCAGGACCCCCGCATTCAGTGCTACTGGGAGAGGCGCTGTGTGACCTTGACTTGAAGTAAACACACCTGACAATACGATGGAATGCTGCACGTGGTCAGCCAGGTGGGGTTTCATGGGTTATGGAGCAGGAAACACACGGGGTGTATTTGGAGGTCACTGACCACACAGCCATGACACTCGTAGTTGGCACGCAGGGCAGGAAACTCTCTGGGCATGCCAGCTGGCATGAACAAGTTCACCTCAATCGAAGGTCGCAATGGCCATCGGACCATCATAGTGGCGAGATGCTAATCGGTGACAGATGTTGATGACAGCTGTGGTGCCACACACTTCAGTTATTTTTCTGGAAAATCAAATGTCATCCAAAACATGActaacaaaaaaactaaatgaaaatgaaaaattctgcTATGTGACCCCatattcattttccattttatttcagtttcctaCTATGCTATTTACACGTTACCCAAAAATATGCCCGTACCTGGCACTATAGCCCTAAAGACAGTTTACAAAATAACTGGTAGGTGGCGTCCATCTATAGATCATCGACTACCAGTTGGCTCACATTGAGCAGTCAAAGTGTTAAACGACGAGTTCTCTGCACGTCAGCGTTCATAATGAGACCGGCTACAATGGAGGATGGTGCTGCCAGCCAAGACCTACACGtgaacacaggaaaaaaataGCAAAGGATGGCATCAAACACCATTTCTGAGTCCAAGGACTACTCGGATATTAACCTGGTGTCACATATGTGTaactgggaggcagctaaagggcctgaatattaGTATCAGTACCAtggcagaccagggggtggcgagctgcactgactttctctcttgaTCCTCTGCAGACCACCTACGGGAAATGCCACTCGCTTCTGGGGcctaggatgatgtcacttctggtactgGTGCTAttgatggcgtcacttccggcACAGGCACcactgataatgtcacttccggtccccgatgacatcacttcctgtctcggccTTTAAAGCTGTCACATTCTCATCCTACAATCagatctgttttggactctgttctgtgaATACCTCAACCATTTACCCATTTGCTGCCAGGGCAAAATACACGTGTGGCTTCCCAAAACTGTTTTTGACATCTCGGGCTCGTTTGTGCGACACTGGGATTCCCTTTAGGACCTCCAAACATTTTGTTTACCTCTGAAACATACCTTGACATCTGACGTGCATTCAGAGTCATGAAACGTTTCCCACATATCTGATAGACGTATGTTATACAATAATCAGTGTAAAGAAAATTCTGTGACCTGAGTAAACGTAGGATGGATTTACAAGACATAGGAAACCACTTTCAGAATGAAGATCTGtctgtgcacatgtgtgtgtgagGGGACATCAAGTCAGTCACATGGAAACT from Erpetoichthys calabaricus chromosome 5, fErpCal1.3, whole genome shotgun sequence includes the following:
- the LOC114642131 gene encoding zinc finger protein 664-like; amino-acid sequence: MASAKEDVEVHIKEEDCKWGIPAGLCVKEEDCEEQISGFKEEEFKEEFNGIKVEDCKGFSGSVEQQKHETEDSFKQEITEEYFSSIQPQFLSTGELVTQQNSMELKCELSEFEENIDEGKGQKEEVQLPSGSIGIHFQESGGFSSSSFAQASPQCRLQQRPDNEDRKKSASGSENVTAAPVQCSPLTADNETQREAIDSDQEHNTYQETLYACQGCKRTFKNMLDYKYHKWLHTKPNPYVCTECGKFFSCSSNLHKHKRIHTGEKPHCCVECGKRFLHLGHLQSHKRIHTGEKPYCCSECGKRFSNNSSLRTHAKIHTGEKPYRCSQCGKRFLLKSQLQSHIRIHTGEKPYRCTECGKQFLQVSHLRSHIRVHTGEKPYCCPECGKRFSNSSCLHKHRGIHTAEKPHYCSECGKRFLLKSQLQSHLRIHTGEKPHCCPECGKRFSRNSTLQQHTRIHTGEKPYCCSECGKRFSQNSHLQKHLRIHTGTKKQQ